A DNA window from Pedomonas mirosovicensis contains the following coding sequences:
- a CDS encoding NepR family anti-sigma factor, with protein MEGRGQKLKKLEGTGAYWASRSSKYTSTSGLVNRVTQSLRAVYDDVLNEPIPEEFTALLGRLEEAEKSGSGQ; from the coding sequence ATGGAAGGGCGGGGTCAAAAACTGAAAAAGCTGGAAGGAACGGGCGCTTATTGGGCGTCACGGTCCTCGAAGTATACTTCCACTTCAGGGCTGGTGAATCGCGTCACGCAGAGCCTCCGGGCTGTCTATGACGATGTCCTCAACGAGCCCATTCCGGAAGAATTTACTGCTTTGCTCGGCCGCCTCGAGGAGGCCGAGAAGAGTGGTTCGGGCCAATAG
- a CDS encoding sigma-70 family RNA polymerase sigma factor — MASSSEPAPKFDFKSELISVLPHLRAFARSLTGQRDAADDLVQDALTKAWASRDRFEPGTSMKAWTFMILRNSYISQMRRRRFTSDWDEERAARVLVISASQDGNLELGDLHRALQILPEQQREALILVGAGGLSYEEVAQICGVAIGTVKSRVARARAALAALIESGNICSRMGQDESGKAETADVILNEVEVIENRYTGTRASSR, encoded by the coding sequence ATGGCATCCAGCTCCGAGCCGGCGCCTAAATTTGATTTTAAATCGGAGCTTATTTCGGTCCTGCCCCACCTCCGCGCCTTCGCGCGAAGCCTGACAGGCCAGCGAGACGCGGCGGATGACCTGGTGCAGGACGCCCTGACCAAAGCGTGGGCGTCGCGGGATCGTTTTGAGCCGGGGACCTCCATGAAGGCCTGGACCTTCATGATCCTTCGCAACAGCTACATTTCCCAGATGCGCCGCAGGCGCTTCACCAGCGATTGGGACGAGGAGCGGGCCGCACGCGTGCTGGTCATTTCCGCCAGCCAGGACGGCAACCTTGAACTCGGCGACCTCCACCGGGCGCTGCAGATCCTCCCCGAGCAGCAACGCGAGGCCCTCATTCTCGTGGGCGCGGGCGGCCTGTCCTACGAGGAAGTCGCCCAGATCTGCGGCGTGGCCATCGGCACCGTGAAGAGCCGCGTGGCGCGCGCTCGCGCAGCGCTCGCCGCCCTTATCGAAAGCGGTAACATCTGCAGCCGCATGGGACAGGACGAAAGCGGTAAGGCCGAAACGGCGGACGTAATCCTCAACGAGGTAGAGGTGATCGAGAACCGCTACACCGGTACCCGCGCCTCTTCCCGTTAA
- a CDS encoding DUF1328 domain-containing protein, which produces MLYWAAAFFIIALIAALFGFSGIAVASVGIAKIIFFVFLILFLISLVLALFNRKPPAV; this is translated from the coding sequence ATGCTATATTGGGCAGCCGCTTTTTTCATCATTGCGCTGATCGCGGCATTGTTCGGATTCTCAGGTATCGCAGTCGCATCTGTCGGGATCGCGAAGATCATCTTCTTCGTCTTCCTGATCCTGTTCCTCATCAGTCTGGTGCTGGCCCTGTTCAACCGCAAGCCACCGGCGGTCTGA
- a CDS encoding AI-2E family transporter, translated as MTTPPVRSTPGLAPGLMIAGIIAVLVLLGGSAVPFILGWVLCLVLQPARDALRQAGLSNVWAAALATAVGSITVAAILLILILAGAEQLRDFIVYLPELISRIASALQDVVGRGALRAWVPSVASAAEGRVEAGSLIGEDVTRIAPYVFGLTGSVWNFIFVCLLTPFVAFYLLKDGEFLLQRAGSWISSHHALELKLFWMRAKRRLVDFLKGQILLCLVQSLLHAVLLSAIGLEFGFILGIATGIASIIPVLGNFTLFITSLSVAFFQGEGVLLPLGVVAIYGFSEMLETVVLAPKLVGTRINVHPLFIIAVLICGHAIFGLVGAVCALPFAAIMSTFFDALDKPNPIEKT; from the coding sequence GTGACAACGCCTCCTGTGCGGTCAACCCCCGGCCTGGCGCCGGGCCTGATGATCGCGGGTATCATTGCTGTCCTGGTGCTCCTTGGCGGCAGTGCCGTTCCTTTCATTCTTGGTTGGGTTCTTTGCCTCGTGCTGCAGCCTGCCCGGGATGCGCTGCGGCAGGCTGGGCTGTCCAATGTCTGGGCGGCGGCGCTGGCCACGGCCGTTGGAAGCATCACGGTTGCGGCTATTCTCTTGATCCTGATTCTGGCCGGCGCGGAGCAGCTGCGGGATTTCATCGTCTACCTGCCGGAGCTGATTAGTCGCATCGCTTCTGCCCTTCAGGATGTTGTTGGCCGGGGAGCGCTGCGCGCGTGGGTGCCTTCCGTAGCCTCTGCCGCTGAAGGAAGGGTCGAGGCCGGGTCGCTGATCGGAGAGGACGTGACCCGCATTGCCCCTTATGTTTTCGGGCTGACGGGCTCGGTATGGAATTTCATCTTCGTCTGCCTGCTCACGCCGTTTGTCGCCTTCTATCTGCTCAAGGACGGGGAATTCCTGCTGCAGCGGGCCGGATCATGGATCAGCAGCCATCACGCGCTGGAGCTGAAACTGTTCTGGATGCGGGCAAAGCGCCGGCTAGTGGATTTCCTGAAGGGCCAAATTCTGCTGTGCCTGGTTCAATCCCTGCTGCATGCCGTGCTCCTGTCCGCCATCGGCCTAGAGTTCGGCTTTATCCTCGGCATTGCGACAGGCATTGCGTCCATCATTCCGGTGCTGGGGAATTTCACTCTGTTCATCACATCGCTGAGCGTCGCGTTCTTCCAGGGCGAGGGGGTGCTGCTACCCTTGGGCGTTGTGGCCATCTATGGTTTCAGCGAGATGCTGGAAACGGTTGTCCTTGCGCCCAAGCTGGTCGGCACCCGCATCAATGTCCACCCCTTGTTCATCATTGCGGTGCTGATCTGTGGCCATGCTATTTTCGGGCTGGTGGGGGCCGTGTGCGCCCTGCCGTTCGCGGCGATCATGAGCACCTTCTTCGATGCCCTCGACAAGCCGAACCCGATTGAAAAAACCTAA
- a CDS encoding entericidin A/B family lipoprotein — translation MSDKHRMQVQRAAAHLGVLGALLTLGLLAACNTTEGLGQDMQSAGEAVSDTARDAKD, via the coding sequence ATGAGTGATAAGCATAGGATGCAGGTACAGCGCGCGGCTGCCCACCTTGGCGTTCTTGGCGCCCTGCTGACCCTGGGCCTGCTGGCCGCCTGCAACACGACCGAGGGACTGGGGCAGGACATGCAATCGGCGGGCGAGGCCGTCAGCGATACCGCCCGCGACGCAAAGGACTGA
- a CDS encoding response regulator — protein MSIAREIQVHLPHLRRYARALLGTQAAGDAFVRACLEVILEDSSMFRRPNEMRITLYRLFQTILSSTFMQIGDRSVVNGSDSLPQLYRSTEMSLDSRQALLLTTLEGFTYEEAAQIMDRDESEIEELVNAALAEIDQRSALRVLIIEDEPIISMDLENLIEELGHSVVGVASTHTEAIELAQTGYPELILADIQLADGSSGLEAATDILKQFNVPVIFLTAFPERLLTGDRPEPAFLITKPFDRRVVKATIGQAIDVS, from the coding sequence ATGTCAATAGCCAGGGAAATTCAAGTACATCTGCCACATCTGCGGCGCTATGCGCGCGCCCTGCTTGGCACTCAGGCGGCTGGTGACGCTTTCGTGCGGGCCTGCTTGGAAGTCATACTCGAGGACTCCAGCATGTTCCGCCGCCCTAACGAGATGCGGATTACCCTTTATCGTCTGTTCCAGACCATCCTGTCGTCAACCTTCATGCAGATTGGCGACAGGTCGGTCGTCAATGGCAGCGATTCCTTGCCCCAGCTTTATCGGTCGACGGAAATGTCGCTCGATTCCCGTCAGGCTCTGCTGCTGACGACGCTCGAGGGTTTCACCTATGAGGAAGCGGCTCAGATCATGGACCGCGACGAGAGCGAGATCGAGGAACTGGTCAACGCTGCGTTAGCTGAAATCGATCAGCGTTCGGCCCTTCGCGTCCTCATTATCGAGGATGAGCCGATCATTTCGATGGACCTTGAGAATCTCATCGAGGAGCTGGGGCACAGCGTGGTCGGCGTTGCCTCTACCCACACAGAGGCGATTGAACTGGCGCAAACCGGTTATCCGGAGCTGATCCTGGCCGACATCCAGCTGGCGGACGGCAGCTCCGGCCTGGAAGCGGCCACGGATATTCTGAAGCAATTCAACGTTCCGGTGATCTTCCTGACCGCCTTTCCCGAACGGCTGCTGACGGGCGACCGGCCGGAGCCGGCGTTCCTCATCACCAAGCCGTTCGATCGGCGCGTCGTCAAGGCGACCATCGGTCAGGCTATCGACGTGTCCTAA
- a CDS encoding sensor histidine kinase encodes MGEAGSVLMAAVGDLSMHSLPAAALPAPDAWSLASDVWVVADLLILIGFLLALLATFALAVVHGRDHWKYVSIFFAGAALSCGCGLIIVQLGLIRASGLPLFLLQCAAGLFAMISVLTLWPALAGAAATPNRSSARHNAPLEPGLPLRTGPGGPLSLEDALSGIGATMFARGEDLSERWSTALPGEMVGDAALPSTSFAATLKERISASFSSAFSRKEAVATNFQIEDARGNPRWYELTVQPGVFTDGQRGAVGCLFDVTRFRQPEAECRSLLQEATHRAKNLLTVIQSVVRMSAKTLNLPPATIEPFNARLQSVALAYDLLVREEWEGVALPDLLRSQLGHALGGAVSRASWSGPPLRLRPSAVQTLALAFHELAVKAEAQGALSLPEGSLRVWWETVSLKDGSEGYRLVWQETGGPAPDQTAERKTFSRDILERLTPRGLRGEVSSAYTEEGFRWEVRFPATNILPTN; translated from the coding sequence ATGGGCGAAGCGGGCAGCGTTCTGATGGCTGCAGTGGGCGACCTCAGCATGCACAGCCTGCCCGCGGCGGCGTTGCCCGCGCCCGACGCATGGAGCCTTGCCTCCGATGTCTGGGTCGTTGCCGATCTGCTCATCCTGATCGGTTTTCTGCTGGCCCTGTTGGCAACGTTCGCGCTCGCGGTCGTGCACGGCCGGGACCATTGGAAATACGTCAGCATCTTTTTTGCAGGCGCCGCACTGTCCTGCGGATGCGGCCTCATCATCGTTCAGCTTGGCCTTATTCGCGCCAGTGGCCTGCCCCTGTTTCTGCTGCAATGCGCGGCGGGCCTCTTCGCCATGATTTCCGTGCTGACGCTGTGGCCGGCCCTGGCAGGAGCTGCCGCCACGCCCAACCGGTCATCGGCCCGCCACAATGCCCCCCTCGAACCCGGCCTTCCGTTGCGGACAGGCCCGGGCGGGCCACTCAGCCTCGAGGATGCGCTGAGCGGCATCGGCGCCACCATGTTCGCGCGGGGCGAGGATCTCTCGGAGCGCTGGTCCACCGCCCTGCCCGGGGAGATGGTTGGAGATGCCGCCCTGCCCTCGACCTCCTTCGCCGCGACGCTGAAGGAGAGGATTTCCGCTTCCTTCAGCTCCGCCTTCTCGAGGAAGGAAGCCGTCGCCACCAATTTCCAGATAGAGGACGCTCGCGGCAACCCGCGCTGGTATGAACTGACCGTTCAGCCCGGCGTCTTTACCGACGGGCAGCGCGGCGCTGTCGGCTGCCTGTTCGATGTAACCCGCTTCCGCCAGCCGGAGGCCGAATGCCGTTCGCTGCTGCAGGAGGCCACCCACCGGGCCAAGAACCTGCTGACCGTCATTCAGAGCGTCGTTCGCATGAGCGCCAAAACGCTCAATCTGCCGCCGGCCACCATCGAGCCCTTCAATGCGCGGCTGCAATCGGTGGCGCTGGCCTATGATCTTCTGGTGCGGGAGGAATGGGAAGGCGTCGCCCTGCCTGATCTGCTCAGGTCGCAGCTCGGGCACGCCCTGGGCGGCGCGGTTTCGCGCGCGTCCTGGTCGGGCCCGCCGTTACGGCTGCGCCCCAGCGCGGTTCAAACCCTGGCGCTGGCCTTCCACGAACTAGCTGTCAAGGCCGAGGCCCAGGGCGCCCTATCCCTTCCCGAGGGAAGCCTGCGGGTCTGGTGGGAAACCGTGTCGCTAAAGGACGGAAGCGAGGGCTACCGCCTCGTCTGGCAGGAAACCGGCGGCCCGGCACCCGACCAGACCGCCGAGCGCAAGACCTTTTCGCGTGATATTCTGGAGCGGCTGACCCCACGCGGCCTGCGCGGCGAAGTTTCGTCCGCCTACACGGAAGAGGGCTTCCGCTGGGAAGTCCGGTTTCCCGCCACCAATATCCTGCCCACAAATTGA
- a CDS encoding amino acid aminotransferase — protein sequence MFETLEAQPADALLGLIKLFAEDPRPSKLDLGVGVYKDEAGRTPIFAAVKEAERRLLEEQESKSYLGPSGDVRFLELLGDMVFGDVWKAQAGRFASIQTPGGSGALRIGAELLREVVPNRRIWVGLPTWPNHVPIFSAAGLEVRTHPFFDVASQAVQFDAMMAALQTAEKGDAVLLHGCCHNPTGADLSPEQWQAVADVLEARGLLPFVDLAYHGLGDGLEADLHGVRLLAGRLGGLLTAVSCSKNFGLYRDRIGALYVMTGNSDTAAITASHLACHARTAYSMPPDHGAAVVRLILSDAKLARQWRTELDEVQARIGAIRAGLAAHGQAGPVDLTAVGQQKGMFSTLPLSREQVQTLRAERAVYMADSGRINVAGLRLGDIDAFVEALRSL from the coding sequence CGCCCTTCAAAGCTCGACCTGGGCGTCGGGGTTTACAAGGACGAGGCAGGCCGCACGCCGATCTTTGCTGCCGTCAAGGAAGCCGAGCGCCGTCTCTTGGAGGAGCAGGAGTCCAAGTCCTACCTGGGGCCTTCGGGCGATGTACGCTTTCTGGAGCTGCTGGGCGACATGGTCTTCGGCGATGTCTGGAAGGCGCAGGCCGGCCGGTTCGCCTCCATCCAGACGCCGGGCGGCTCGGGCGCGCTTCGCATCGGGGCGGAGCTGCTGCGTGAAGTGGTGCCGAACCGGCGCATCTGGGTTGGCCTGCCCACCTGGCCGAACCATGTCCCCATCTTCAGCGCGGCGGGGCTGGAGGTTAGAACCCACCCCTTCTTCGATGTGGCCAGCCAGGCGGTGCAGTTCGATGCCATGATGGCAGCGCTTCAAACGGCGGAGAAGGGCGATGCGGTGCTGCTGCACGGCTGTTGCCACAATCCGACCGGAGCCGACCTTTCACCCGAGCAATGGCAGGCGGTTGCGGACGTGCTGGAAGCGCGCGGCCTGCTGCCGTTTGTCGATCTGGCCTATCACGGGCTTGGCGATGGCCTTGAGGCGGACTTGCATGGCGTGCGCCTGCTGGCCGGGCGTCTCGGCGGGCTGCTGACGGCGGTGTCCTGCTCCAAGAACTTCGGCCTGTACCGCGACCGGATCGGCGCGCTCTATGTCATGACCGGGAACAGCGATACGGCGGCCATTACCGCCTCGCACCTGGCCTGCCATGCCCGCACCGCCTATTCCATGCCGCCCGATCACGGCGCGGCGGTGGTGCGCCTTATCCTCAGCGATGCGAAACTGGCGCGCCAGTGGCGCACGGAGCTGGATGAGGTGCAGGCGCGCATCGGCGCTATTCGGGCCGGACTCGCGGCGCATGGGCAGGCAGGGCCGGTCGACCTGACGGCAGTCGGGCAGCAGAAGGGCATGTTTTCCACCCTGCCGCTGAGCCGGGAGCAGGTGCAAACGCTGCGGGCCGAGCGGGCGGTTTACATGGCGGATTCGGGCCGCATCAATGTGGCGGGGCTGCGGCTTGGCGACATCGATGCGTTTGTCGAGGCGTTGCGCTCGCTCTAG